The proteins below are encoded in one region of Streptomyces roseirectus:
- a CDS encoding carbohydrate ABC transporter permease, producing MRPPKRRGRRLDALGLLVAAVLGFPVYWMVLTAFRPATDILSLPPEFWPSDPTLANFTRAMGTETFWANARSSAVIGLGTVAVSLLVGTLAAFALARFRFAGRKAFVVVILTVQMIPLAALVIPVYLLLNDAGLTDSLVGVIIVYLVFTLPFAVWMLQGFIAAIPVELEEAAMVDGCGRLGAFVRVVLPLLGPGLVATSVFAMVQAWNEYVLVYVLLSTPEKQTLSIWLVSFQTSFGTDYGGLMAGATLTALPVVVFFLAVHRKIAAGLAVGAVKG from the coding sequence ATGAGGCCCCCGAAACGACGTGGCCGGCGCCTCGACGCCCTCGGCCTCCTCGTCGCCGCCGTCCTCGGCTTCCCCGTCTACTGGATGGTCCTCACCGCGTTCCGGCCGGCCACCGACATCCTCAGCCTGCCGCCCGAGTTCTGGCCGAGCGACCCCACCCTCGCGAACTTCACCCGCGCCATGGGCACCGAGACGTTCTGGGCCAACGCCCGCTCCAGCGCCGTCATCGGCCTGGGCACCGTCGCCGTCTCGCTGCTGGTCGGCACGCTCGCCGCGTTCGCCCTCGCCCGCTTCCGGTTCGCCGGGCGCAAGGCGTTCGTCGTCGTCATCCTGACCGTGCAGATGATCCCGCTCGCCGCCCTCGTCATCCCCGTCTACCTGCTCCTCAACGACGCCGGCCTCACCGACAGCCTCGTCGGCGTGATCATCGTCTATCTCGTCTTCACGCTGCCGTTCGCCGTGTGGATGCTGCAGGGCTTCATCGCGGCGATCCCCGTCGAGCTGGAGGAGGCGGCGATGGTCGACGGCTGCGGGCGGCTCGGCGCGTTCGTCCGCGTCGTCCTGCCGCTGCTCGGCCCCGGGCTCGTCGCCACCTCCGTCTTCGCGATGGTGCAGGCGTGGAACGAGTACGTCCTCGTCTACGTCCTGCTCTCCACCCCGGAGAAGCAGACCCTCAGCATCTGGCTGGTCTCCTTCCAGACCAGCTTCGGCACCGACTACGGCGGCCTGATGGCCGGCGCCACCCTGACCGCGCTGCCCGTCGTCGTGTTCTTCCTGGCCGTCCACCGCAAGATCGCCGCGGGGCTCGCCGTCGGAGCGGTCAAGGGCTGA
- a CDS encoding HAD family hydrolase: MPDGVEAVVLDFYGTLVRMVEPLPPDHQGVFARRGLAAQGLRWGDQWSVGPAEGEEHTAHSADERAYVAWEHERLRRRARSCGVPEEALDALVADLDRAMKAVRLALFADARESLAALRRRGLLVGVCSNWFWDLEDRLTEVGLGDVVDVVVGSARTGARKPHPLIYRAVLDRCGLGASRVLFVGDMWVPDVLGPLAAGMRAVHLWRPDRAVDGIAPPLPRGAARIAGLRELIGGDGPDGRGGCG, encoded by the coding sequence GTGCCGGACGGGGTCGAGGCGGTCGTCCTCGACTTCTACGGGACGCTAGTGCGGATGGTCGAGCCGTTGCCGCCGGACCATCAGGGGGTGTTCGCGCGCCGGGGGCTCGCCGCCCAGGGCCTGCGGTGGGGCGACCAGTGGTCGGTCGGCCCCGCCGAGGGCGAGGAGCACACGGCGCACTCGGCCGACGAGAGAGCGTACGTGGCCTGGGAGCACGAGCGGCTGCGGCGCAGGGCGCGGTCCTGCGGGGTGCCGGAGGAGGCGCTGGACGCGCTCGTCGCGGACCTCGACCGGGCGATGAAGGCGGTGCGGCTCGCGCTCTTCGCGGACGCCCGGGAGTCGCTGGCGGCGCTGCGCCGGCGCGGGCTGCTCGTCGGGGTGTGCTCCAACTGGTTCTGGGACCTGGAGGACCGCCTCACCGAGGTGGGCCTCGGTGACGTGGTCGACGTGGTGGTGGGGTCCGCGCGGACGGGGGCGCGCAAGCCGCATCCGCTGATCTACCGCGCGGTGCTCGACCGGTGCGGCCTGGGCGCGTCACGGGTGCTGTTCGTCGGCGACATGTGGGTGCCCGACGTGCTCGGTCCGCTGGCGGCGGGCATGCGGGCGGTGCACCTGTGGCGCCCGGACCGGGCCGTGGACGGGATCGCGCCGCCCCTGCCTCGGGGGGCGGCGCGGATCGCCGGGCTGCGGGAACTTATCGGCGGCGACGGCCCAGACGGTCGAGGAGGTTGCGGGTGA
- a CDS encoding N,N-dimethylformamidase beta subunit family domain-containing protein: MIEGYAGRESVTLGGELTLHISTDAPGFRLRFYRLGDTLDLVGESGEFPGTLHPAPAHPDGTPGRASPCDDWDWPPLTLPVPDGWTPGIHLVEFVECDENMAPPPLDLAHLEGPAREFFVVRPRVPGSRSRVLYKKSTFTRHAYNRADGPGPERAASLYDHPVHRPGGAGEPRGHKVSFHRPGGVIDLAYWDAPFIGWLERHGYRVEYATDLDLHEDPALLASYDLLLSVGHDEYWSERMREHARAFVRAGGNIMFLSANTCWWRVHLTDGDTAFVSDTDHHVGEEHPHLPAADQWWTPAPDGVGNPENSLTGVSFRNGGMWAATEWPGDRPRTGYTVQHADHWIYEGTGLRDGSGGETPDRLGAGTPLIGYECDGAAYALDDTGIAWATGEDGTPDDFLILGIHVLEPVHEDFHHPRWGHWNTVVREPGITSPRAATMGLHTAPGPVGGTVFTAGTTDWPVVCGREQDPAVVRVTRNLLDRLGRRRR, from the coding sequence ATGATCGAAGGATATGCGGGACGGGAAAGTGTCACCCTGGGCGGCGAGTTGACCTTGCACATATCGACCGACGCGCCCGGATTCCGGCTCCGTTTCTACCGGCTCGGCGACACGCTGGATCTTGTCGGGGAGAGCGGCGAATTCCCGGGAACCCTTCACCCGGCGCCCGCGCATCCCGACGGCACACCCGGCCGTGCCTCGCCCTGCGACGACTGGGACTGGCCACCGCTCACCCTTCCCGTCCCGGACGGGTGGACGCCGGGAATCCACCTGGTCGAATTCGTGGAGTGCGACGAGAACATGGCCCCGCCGCCCCTGGACCTCGCGCACCTCGAAGGGCCCGCGCGGGAGTTCTTCGTCGTGCGCCCCCGCGTCCCCGGCAGCCGCTCCCGCGTCCTCTACAAGAAGTCCACCTTCACCCGGCACGCCTACAACCGCGCCGACGGCCCCGGCCCGGAGCGTGCCGCCAGCCTCTACGACCACCCCGTCCACCGGCCCGGCGGGGCGGGTGAACCCCGAGGTCACAAGGTCAGCTTCCACCGGCCCGGCGGAGTGATCGACCTCGCCTACTGGGACGCCCCGTTCATCGGCTGGCTGGAGCGGCACGGCTACCGCGTCGAGTACGCCACCGACCTCGACCTGCACGAGGACCCCGCCCTGCTCGCCTCCTACGACCTGCTGCTCAGCGTCGGCCACGACGAGTACTGGAGCGAGCGGATGCGCGAGCACGCGCGGGCGTTCGTCCGCGCCGGCGGGAACATCATGTTCCTCAGCGCCAACACCTGCTGGTGGCGCGTGCACCTCACGGACGGCGACACCGCGTTCGTCTCCGACACGGACCACCACGTCGGCGAGGAACACCCGCACCTGCCCGCCGCCGACCAATGGTGGACGCCCGCACCCGACGGCGTGGGAAATCCCGAGAATTCCCTCACCGGAGTGAGTTTCCGGAACGGCGGAATGTGGGCGGCCACCGAATGGCCCGGCGACCGCCCTCGCACCGGATACACCGTCCAGCACGCGGACCACTGGATATACGAGGGCACCGGATTACGCGACGGAAGCGGCGGAGAAACGCCGGACCGGCTCGGTGCGGGAACTCCTCTCATCGGGTACGAGTGCGACGGCGCCGCCTATGCTCTCGACGACACCGGAATAGCCTGGGCCACCGGCGAGGACGGAACCCCGGACGATTTCCTCATCCTCGGAATTCACGTCCTCGAACCGGTGCACGAGGATTTCCACCACCCCCGGTGGGGGCACTGGAACACGGTGGTGCGTGAACCGGGCATCACCAGCCCCCGCGCCGCCACCATGGGCCTGCACACCGCGCCGGGCCCCGTCGGCGGCACCGTCTTCACCGCCGGCACCACCGACTGGCCCGTGGTCTGCGGCCGTGAACAGGACCCGGCCGTCGTCCGGGTCACCCGCAACCTCCTCGACCGTCTGGGCCGTCGCCGCCGATAA
- a CDS encoding NUDIX domain-containing protein, giving the protein MTGCAPKGPAGPDHGEGETYAMGYAGSYIWSLRQRVGSRKLLVPGAQVLLLDGSGRGLFQQRADSGVWELPAGACEEDGDFADAAARELLEETGLRVAREDLEAFASLSDPGVHTLTYPNGDVTHCFALCFVARRWTGTLAPGADEVRQARFAPLATPPHPLHPPTAVVLSLFERFRAEGRFQAR; this is encoded by the coding sequence GTGACAGGCTGCGCGCCGAAGGGCCCCGCGGGGCCGGACCACGGCGAGGGTGAGACGTACGCGATGGGTTACGCCGGTTCCTACATCTGGTCGCTGCGGCAGCGGGTCGGCTCCCGCAAACTCCTCGTGCCCGGGGCGCAGGTGCTGCTGCTGGACGGCTCGGGGCGCGGCCTCTTCCAGCAGCGCGCCGACTCGGGCGTGTGGGAGCTGCCGGCCGGGGCCTGCGAGGAGGACGGCGACTTCGCCGACGCCGCCGCGCGCGAACTCCTTGAGGAGACGGGGCTGCGGGTGGCGCGCGAGGACCTGGAGGCGTTCGCCTCGCTCTCCGACCCGGGCGTGCACACCCTGACGTACCCGAACGGCGACGTCACCCACTGCTTCGCCCTGTGCTTCGTCGCCCGGCGCTGGACCGGCACCCTCGCCCCCGGCGCCGACGAGGTCCGCCAGGCCCGCTTCGCCCCGCTCGCCACCCCGCCCCACCCCCTGCACCCGCCGACGGCGGTGGTGCTGTCCCTGTTCGAGAGGTTCCGCGCGGAAGGAAGGTTCCAAGCACGGTGA
- a CDS encoding mevalonate kinase family protein has product MNAIDPVRAVVPCRACLSGEDLDWLGGGRSVSLALGLMTTVEVVAEPASGGEGGGWEEEVWAFLRARVPALDEGPPAVTVRSEAPAASGLSSSTARIVALFRAFTDAAVQGRRVSDATLTRWAYEFEFAVFHGGGMDHLAVVQGGALLLEGRETGLPVVRERLEFPGEWAVVVVDSGTRKDTGHHIRDVRAQLAAGDPVLAAYRAAADEVSGRVWEALRGRDLAALGAAMADGHAAMRDHQRMSTPLLEELREVALREAGLPLKLSGAGGGGSLVGVCAAAQVRETVARLARALGVSHPAARVIPTTAASGVRREPVPVVEVR; this is encoded by the coding sequence GTGAACGCCATAGATCCGGTACGTGCGGTGGTGCCCTGTCGGGCGTGTCTGTCCGGTGAGGATCTGGACTGGCTCGGCGGGGGTCGCTCGGTGAGTCTCGCGTTGGGGCTGATGACGACCGTGGAGGTGGTGGCGGAGCCCGCTTCCGGCGGAGAAGGCGGCGGTTGGGAGGAGGAGGTGTGGGCGTTCCTGCGGGCGCGGGTGCCCGCGCTGGACGAGGGTCCGCCGGCCGTCACGGTGCGCAGTGAGGCGCCCGCCGCGAGCGGTCTGTCGTCGTCGACGGCGCGGATCGTGGCGCTGTTCCGGGCGTTCACGGACGCCGCGGTGCAGGGGCGGCGGGTTTCTGACGCCACGTTGACGCGGTGGGCGTACGAGTTCGAGTTCGCCGTGTTCCACGGGGGCGGCATGGATCATCTGGCGGTCGTGCAGGGCGGGGCGCTGCTGTTGGAGGGGCGTGAGACGGGGCTGCCCGTCGTCCGGGAGCGGCTGGAGTTTCCCGGCGAGTGGGCGGTGGTCGTCGTGGACTCGGGGACGCGCAAGGACACCGGGCACCACATCCGGGACGTGCGGGCGCAGCTCGCGGCCGGGGATCCGGTGCTGGCGGCCTATCGGGCCGCGGCCGACGAGGTGTCGGGGCGGGTGTGGGAGGCGCTGCGCGGCCGGGATCTGGCGGCGCTCGGGGCGGCGATGGCGGACGGGCACGCGGCCATGCGGGACCACCAGCGGATGTCGACGCCGCTCCTGGAGGAGCTGCGGGAGGTCGCGTTGCGCGAGGCCGGTCTGCCGCTGAAGCTCAGCGGAGCGGGCGGGGGCGGTTCGCTGGTCGGGGTGTGCGCGGCGGCCCAGGTGCGGGAGACGGTGGCGCGGCTGGCGCGGGCGCTGGGCGTGTCGCATCCGGCGGCCCGGGTGATCCCGACCACGGCGGCGTCCGGCGTCAGGAGGGAGCCGGTGCCGGTGGTGGAGGTCAGATGA
- a CDS encoding extracellular solute-binding protein, translating to MRPRLPRRSALLGALLLAVAGCGSGTDDGPGGQTGGGGKLTVWLTVDARESWPELVASANSRFTRAHPGVKVDVQYQQWTTKNQKLDAVLAGRKVPDVVEMGNSETTNYLVNGAFAPLDPKTFDRSGQWLPALADACRLDGRTYCVPYYAGARVGIYRTDYFQDAGLTRAPRTYPELISALDRLKARYAPEDPGFSALYLPGRYWSAAMAFVKDAGGELAVEKDGRWQGALSSPKSVAGLTTWKKLIDDYYVGDRAKDNGDQPAVVGQGKVGVFYGNTWEAGAAADARSGGDPRLKDKFATFAFPGPSGEPLPPFLGGSTLAVPVKSDRQELAADWIRVFTDRTSQQQLIAADTLPNNTVQLADVATDGDNGPAAQAAARGWVTPLAPGWTSVEKSNILPETLERIATGKASVEEAAREADRRIDAVINER from the coding sequence ATGAGACCGCGCCTGCCACGCCGTTCCGCTCTCCTGGGCGCCCTCCTGCTCGCCGTGGCCGGTTGCGGCTCGGGTACGGACGACGGGCCGGGCGGACAGACGGGCGGCGGCGGAAAGCTGACGGTGTGGCTGACCGTGGACGCCCGCGAGAGCTGGCCCGAGCTGGTCGCCTCCGCCAACAGCCGCTTCACACGGGCGCACCCCGGCGTCAAGGTCGACGTCCAGTACCAGCAGTGGACGACGAAGAACCAGAAGCTCGACGCCGTCCTCGCCGGCCGCAAGGTGCCCGACGTCGTCGAGATGGGCAACAGCGAGACCACCAACTACCTCGTCAACGGCGCCTTCGCCCCCCTGGACCCGAAGACCTTCGACCGGTCCGGGCAGTGGCTGCCCGCCCTCGCCGACGCCTGCCGCCTCGACGGCCGGACCTACTGCGTGCCCTACTACGCCGGAGCCCGCGTCGGCATCTACCGCACCGACTACTTCCAGGACGCCGGCCTCACCCGCGCCCCCCGCACCTACCCGGAGCTGATCTCCGCCCTCGACCGGCTCAAGGCCCGCTACGCACCCGAAGACCCCGGCTTCTCCGCCCTCTACCTCCCCGGCCGCTACTGGTCCGCCGCCATGGCCTTCGTCAAGGACGCCGGCGGCGAACTCGCGGTCGAGAAGGACGGCCGCTGGCAGGGCGCGCTCTCCTCACCGAAATCCGTCGCCGGGCTCACCACCTGGAAGAAACTCATCGACGACTACTACGTCGGCGACCGGGCGAAGGACAACGGCGACCAGCCGGCCGTCGTCGGACAGGGCAAGGTCGGCGTCTTCTACGGCAACACCTGGGAGGCGGGCGCCGCCGCCGACGCCAGGTCCGGCGGCGATCCACGCCTCAAGGACAAGTTCGCCACCTTCGCCTTCCCCGGACCGTCCGGCGAACCGCTCCCGCCCTTCCTCGGCGGGTCCACCCTGGCCGTCCCGGTGAAATCGGACCGCCAGGAACTGGCCGCCGACTGGATCCGCGTCTTCACCGACCGCACGTCGCAGCAGCAGCTCATCGCCGCCGACACCCTCCCCAACAACACCGTCCAGCTCGCCGACGTCGCCACGGACGGCGACAACGGACCGGCCGCCCAGGCCGCCGCCCGCGGCTGGGTCACCCCCCTCGCCCCCGGCTGGACCTCGGTGGAGAAGTCCAACATCCTGCCCGAGACGCTGGAACGCATCGCCACCGGCAAGGCGTCCGTCGAGGAGGCCGCCCGCGAGGCGGACCGCAGGATCGACGCAGTGATCAATGAGCGGTGA
- a CDS encoding radical SAM protein, with protein sequence MTYDRLDLVAKLYQPSGWPRILEAASGSPTGAPLVVDLDPTTFCDLACPECISGRLLNQGRFTPDRLAALARELVDLSVRAVVLIGGGEPLAHRGTRGVLRILGEAGLAVGVVTNGTMIRQNLAELARYASWVRVSVDAGTAGTYGRFRPDRKGHSVFDKVIANMRLLAAEKTGALGYSFLVMSREEPDGTTVTNHHEVLRAAELAHDIGCDYFETKAMFDDDHHIVQVPRATLDSVDRQLAEAARLQSDRFHLVNSSTLTALRGHTGPVQPKAYHRCRVTELRTLVTPSGVYVCSYHRGNPLARIGDAVTDDLATIWRTSDRGIVDPSRDCRFHCARHRTNLELEHIGEGAGARPLTEDYDPFI encoded by the coding sequence GTGACGTACGACCGCCTCGACCTCGTCGCCAAGCTCTACCAGCCCTCCGGCTGGCCCCGGATCCTCGAAGCCGCCTCCGGCTCGCCCACCGGCGCCCCGCTCGTCGTGGACCTCGACCCCACCACCTTCTGCGACCTCGCCTGCCCCGAGTGCATCAGCGGACGCCTCCTCAACCAGGGCCGCTTCACGCCCGACCGGCTGGCCGCCCTCGCCCGGGAACTCGTCGACCTGTCCGTGCGGGCCGTCGTCCTCATCGGCGGCGGGGAACCCCTCGCCCACCGCGGCACCCGCGGCGTCTTACGCATCCTCGGCGAGGCGGGCCTGGCCGTCGGCGTCGTCACCAATGGGACGATGATCCGGCAGAACCTCGCCGAACTCGCCCGGTACGCGTCCTGGGTCCGCGTCTCCGTCGACGCCGGCACCGCCGGGACCTACGGCAGGTTCCGCCCCGACCGCAAGGGCCACAGCGTCTTCGACAAGGTCATCGCGAACATGCGGCTGCTCGCCGCCGAGAAGACCGGCGCCCTCGGCTACTCCTTCCTCGTCATGTCCCGCGAGGAACCCGACGGCACCACCGTCACCAACCACCACGAAGTGCTGCGCGCCGCCGAACTCGCCCACGACATCGGCTGCGACTACTTCGAGACCAAGGCGATGTTCGACGACGACCACCACATCGTCCAGGTGCCCCGCGCCACCCTCGACTCCGTCGACCGGCAGCTCGCCGAGGCCGCCCGCCTGCAGAGCGACCGCTTCCACCTGGTGAACTCCTCCACCCTCACCGCGCTGCGCGGCCACACCGGACCCGTCCAGCCCAAGGCGTACCACCGCTGCCGGGTCACCGAACTGCGCACCCTCGTCACCCCGTCCGGCGTGTACGTGTGCTCCTACCACCGCGGCAACCCGCTCGCCCGGATCGGCGACGCCGTCACCGACGACCTCGCCACCATCTGGCGCACGTCCGACCGAGGCATCGTCGACCCGAGCCGGGACTGCCGGTTCCACTGCGCGCGCCACCGCACCAACCTGGAGCTGGAGCACATCGGCGAGGGAGCCGGCGCGAGGCCGCTCACCGAGGACTACGACCCCTTCATCTGA
- a CDS encoding carbohydrate ABC transporter permease produces the protein MSGDPGARRRRPLLPYLLIAPSFLALLAVLGYPLADMVTLSFQDMTRKELFSGEQPPWAGLEQFRTILSDGFFWTVVARTAAFTAVCVTLTMACGLLVALLMRGTSPWVRAVIAAVLVAVWAMPVMVAAAVFRWLFDADYGVVNWLLSRLPGVDLARHNWFTDPWQGFAVITAVVVWGALPFAAVSLHAALTQIPPELEEAARIDGARPAQVFRYVTFPAVKPVFVTVTTLMAIWDFGVFNQIWLMRGGQPEREYYLLGVYSFIESFAVNRYSTGAAIALVTIVLLLGGAVVYLRQMFRLGEVE, from the coding sequence ATGAGCGGTGATCCGGGCGCGCGCCGGCGCCGCCCCCTGCTGCCGTACCTGCTGATCGCCCCCAGCTTCCTCGCCCTCCTGGCCGTCCTCGGCTACCCCCTGGCCGACATGGTGACCCTGTCGTTCCAGGACATGACCCGCAAGGAGCTGTTCAGCGGCGAACAGCCGCCCTGGGCGGGGCTCGAACAGTTCCGCACGATTCTCAGCGACGGGTTCTTCTGGACGGTCGTCGCCCGCACCGCCGCGTTCACCGCCGTCTGCGTGACCCTCACCATGGCCTGCGGCCTGCTCGTCGCCCTGCTGATGCGGGGCACCTCGCCCTGGGTGCGGGCGGTCATCGCCGCGGTGCTCGTCGCCGTGTGGGCCATGCCGGTGATGGTCGCGGCGGCCGTCTTCCGCTGGCTCTTCGACGCCGACTACGGCGTCGTCAACTGGCTGCTCAGCCGGCTGCCCGGCGTCGACCTCGCCCGGCACAACTGGTTCACCGACCCCTGGCAGGGCTTCGCCGTCATCACCGCCGTCGTCGTCTGGGGCGCCCTGCCGTTCGCCGCGGTCAGCCTGCACGCGGCGCTCACCCAGATCCCGCCCGAACTGGAGGAGGCCGCCCGCATCGACGGGGCCCGGCCCGCGCAGGTCTTCCGGTACGTCACCTTTCCCGCCGTCAAACCCGTCTTCGTGACGGTCACCACCCTGATGGCGATCTGGGACTTCGGTGTCTTCAACCAGATCTGGCTCATGCGCGGCGGCCAGCCCGAACGCGAGTACTACCTGCTCGGCGTGTACTCGTTCATCGAGTCGTTCGCCGTCAACCGCTACAGCACCGGCGCCGCGATCGCCCTGGTCACCATCGTCCTGCTGCTCGGCGGGGCCGTGGTGTACCTGCGGCAGATGTTCCGGCTCGGGGAGGTGGAATGA
- a CDS encoding serine/threonine protein kinase, translating into MTEQRTAPAHDSSAPHSPAAERPVRVNAWNGWDPLRHVIVGRAEGTVVQAPEHAVRRDYPDDGFPLGTYGPMPADMVAEADQQLDDFADLLRRRGIRVDRPTPVDFTRSVSTPEWTHESMFGCMPPRDLLLTVGNEVLEATMSYRSRWFEYLCYRPVLQRLFEADPRMRWEAAPKPRLTDASYKAGFWDTYNDLPTETQLARVRDYDLVLTEAEPLFDAADVARFGKDLFVQLSFVTNRGGYDWLRRHFPDHRVHAVTSTNTHPLHIDATWVPLRPGLVLHCGERLADAELMEFFQLNDWEIVEAVQPASWDHPPKLSFCSPWLAGNMLNLDANTLCVEEKEVRLAEQLSSYGFEIVPVPFRAVGPFGGGLHCATVDIERDGTLEDYFPRRYGRF; encoded by the coding sequence GTGACCGAGCAGAGGACGGCTCCCGCACACGACAGCTCCGCCCCCCACTCCCCCGCCGCCGAGCGGCCCGTGCGGGTCAACGCGTGGAACGGCTGGGACCCGCTGCGGCATGTGATCGTCGGCCGGGCCGAGGGCACGGTGGTGCAGGCGCCCGAGCACGCGGTGCGCCGGGACTATCCCGACGACGGCTTCCCGCTGGGCACCTACGGCCCGATGCCGGCGGACATGGTGGCCGAGGCCGACCAGCAGCTCGACGACTTCGCGGACCTGCTGCGCCGGCGCGGCATCCGCGTCGACCGCCCGACGCCCGTGGACTTCACGCGATCCGTCTCCACCCCGGAGTGGACGCACGAGTCGATGTTCGGCTGCATGCCGCCGCGTGACCTGCTGCTCACCGTCGGCAACGAAGTCCTCGAAGCGACCATGTCGTACCGCAGCCGCTGGTTCGAATACCTCTGCTACCGGCCGGTGCTCCAGCGGCTCTTCGAGGCCGACCCCCGGATGCGCTGGGAGGCCGCGCCGAAGCCGAGACTGACGGACGCCTCGTACAAGGCGGGGTTCTGGGACACCTACAACGACCTGCCCACCGAGACCCAGCTGGCCCGGGTCCGCGACTACGACCTGGTGCTCACCGAGGCGGAGCCCCTGTTCGACGCGGCGGACGTCGCCCGGTTCGGCAAGGACCTCTTCGTCCAGTTGTCGTTCGTGACCAACCGCGGCGGCTACGACTGGCTGCGCCGCCACTTCCCGGACCACCGGGTGCACGCGGTGACCTCCACCAACACCCATCCGCTGCACATCGACGCCACCTGGGTGCCGCTGCGTCCCGGCCTGGTCCTGCACTGCGGCGAACGACTCGCGGACGCCGAGCTGATGGAGTTCTTCCAGCTGAACGACTGGGAGATCGTCGAGGCCGTGCAGCCCGCGAGCTGGGACCACCCGCCCAAGCTGTCGTTCTGCAGTCCCTGGCTCGCCGGGAACATGCTGAACCTCGACGCGAACACGCTGTGCGTGGAGGAGAAGGAGGTGCGCCTCGCCGAACAGCTCTCCTCCTACGGCTTCGAGATCGTGCCGGTGCCGTTCCGCGCGGTGGGCCCGTTCGGCGGCGGCCTGCACTGCGCGACCGTCGACATCGAACGCGACGGCACCCTGGAGGACTACTTCCCGCGCCGGTACGGCCGGTTCTAG
- a CDS encoding NAD-dependent epimerase/dehydratase family protein, translating into MPVPPHATAATARTTTTGPPATDAPTPVETEAEPTEDSVHTRLDKLRGTRVVVTGGAGLVGSRLVALLHATGATVTVLDRMDAYPESGHETFGVARAGARLVVGDVRDAGTVGPLLRNADFVVHAAAYADVAACTRRPDLAFRSNVEGTQVVLEQTARFPVRRLVLVSSASVYGDGLPGVEGPQAFHEDQPLFPMSVYANSKLWAEHQTRLMLGASARTEYAVVRYFSVYGEPQIPKPDSHSWMVPWLSLQARLGRPMRLNGGGVQVRDLVHVDDIAEATALALTEERMAGRTVNVGTGRPTSVREVADLIAPYFPGARRIVTPRPEGDPLGGYAATERCRDLLRWQARIPVEKGVERYVRWLLETPDATPRWFARQTHGA; encoded by the coding sequence GACCACCACGACCGGCCCACCCGCCACGGACGCCCCCACCCCCGTCGAGACCGAGGCCGAGCCCACCGAGGACAGCGTCCACACCCGGTTGGACAAACTCCGCGGCACCCGCGTCGTCGTCACCGGCGGCGCCGGCCTCGTCGGCAGCAGACTCGTCGCGCTGCTGCACGCCACCGGCGCCACCGTCACCGTCCTGGACCGTATGGACGCCTACCCCGAGTCCGGTCACGAGACCTTCGGGGTGGCCCGCGCCGGCGCCCGGCTGGTCGTCGGCGACGTCCGCGACGCCGGGACCGTCGGACCGCTGCTGCGTAACGCGGACTTCGTCGTCCACGCCGCCGCCTACGCGGACGTCGCCGCCTGCACCCGGCGCCCCGACCTCGCGTTCCGTTCCAACGTCGAGGGCACCCAGGTGGTCCTCGAACAGACGGCCCGCTTCCCGGTGCGAAGACTCGTGCTGGTGTCCTCGGCGTCCGTGTACGGGGACGGGCTGCCCGGCGTCGAGGGGCCGCAGGCGTTCCACGAGGACCAGCCGCTGTTCCCGATGTCCGTGTACGCCAACTCGAAGCTGTGGGCGGAGCACCAGACCCGGCTGATGCTGGGCGCGTCCGCGCGGACGGAGTACGCGGTGGTGCGCTACTTCTCCGTGTACGGCGAGCCGCAGATCCCCAAGCCGGACAGCCACTCGTGGATGGTGCCCTGGCTGTCGCTCCAGGCGCGTCTTGGCCGGCCGATGCGGCTCAACGGCGGCGGGGTCCAGGTCCGTGACCTGGTGCACGTCGACGACATCGCCGAGGCGACCGCGCTCGCGCTGACGGAGGAGCGGATGGCGGGGCGGACGGTCAACGTCGGCACCGGCCGGCCGACGTCGGTCCGCGAGGTGGCCGATCTGATCGCCCCGTACTTCCCGGGCGCGCGCAGAATCGTCACTCCACGCCCCGAGGGGGACCCGCTGGGCGGGTACGCCGCCACCGAGCGCTGCCGCGACCTGCTGCGCTGGCAGGCCCGGATCCCGGTCGAGAAGGGCGTCGAACGGTACGTGCGGTGGCTCCTGGAGACGCCGGACGCCACGCCCCGCTGGTTCGCCCGGCAGACGCACGGGGCGTGA